From a single Microbacterium murale genomic region:
- a CDS encoding EI24 domain-containing protein — MIREFFAGVRILGRGFGMWRTHPKLLALGLVPALIAFVLLAAALTPFGLALGSITDWITPFADGWVTPWRELLRAGLGAVLLIAALALAGAVFTALTLTIGDPFYQRIWRGIERSLGGPEPTGDTGLMTTIGEGIRLIVLGVLVALLTLVIGFLPLVGGVLASVVGVVLSGRLVARELTGRAFDARGLTTYSRSELLGSGRARVIGFGVATQLCFLVPLGAIVTMPAAVAGSTILARSLTERAPASLQTADPPPPPRA; from the coding sequence GTGATCCGAGAGTTCTTCGCCGGCGTTCGGATCCTCGGTCGGGGGTTCGGCATGTGGCGTACGCATCCGAAACTGCTGGCGCTCGGACTCGTCCCCGCACTCATCGCCTTCGTGCTTCTCGCCGCGGCCCTGACTCCGTTCGGGCTTGCTCTCGGATCGATCACCGACTGGATCACGCCCTTCGCCGATGGCTGGGTCACCCCCTGGCGAGAGCTGCTGCGGGCCGGACTCGGCGCCGTGCTCCTGATCGCTGCGCTGGCTCTCGCCGGCGCTGTCTTCACGGCCCTCACCCTGACGATCGGCGACCCGTTCTACCAGCGCATCTGGCGCGGCATCGAACGCTCACTCGGCGGCCCTGAGCCCACCGGAGACACGGGGCTGATGACCACGATCGGCGAGGGCATCCGCCTGATCGTCCTCGGCGTCCTGGTGGCGCTGCTCACCCTCGTCATCGGCTTCCTCCCCCTCGTCGGCGGAGTCCTCGCCTCCGTCGTCGGCGTGGTCCTTTCCGGGCGCCTGGTCGCGCGTGAGCTCACCGGCCGCGCTTTCGATGCTCGCGGGCTGACGACGTACTCGCGTTCCGAGCTGCTGGGCTCCGGCCGGGCCCGAGTCATCGGGTTCGGCGTCGCGACGCAGCTGTGCTTCCTCGTCCCGCTCGGCGCCATCGTCACGATGCCGGCCGCTGTGGCCGGGTCCACCATCCTCGCGCGCTCGCTCACCGAACGCGCTCCCGCCTCCCTGCAGACGGCCGATCCGCCGCCCCCTCCCCGTGCCTGA
- a CDS encoding carbohydrate ABC transporter permease, whose protein sequence is MPLAGEQSAGGSISRSCRSHCSSGTSRTTPAISAIFWSFFHWQPAADSTFLGIDNYVTMFSDQIWWSSFRNLGIIFLFSVVAWVFPLLAAELLISLRSPRWQFTMRTILIVPMAFPGVVTALVWGFFYSPNDGVINQALKALGLEALAQNWTGQASTALLSLLFVGFPFIAGLPFLIFYSSLQNIPTEVLEAAQLDGVGRFARFWQIDLPLMASQVRILVFLAIVGTLQYGFVAYVLTSGGPDNATMVPILRMINVAFQGGDWGYSAALSTTLFVITMIISAVVIVARRRDSSTADGGAM, encoded by the coding sequence GTGCCCCTCGCAGGCGAGCAGTCCGCTGGTGGATCTATATCGCGCTCCTGCCGCTCGCATTGCTCATCGGGTACTTCGCGTACTACCCCCGCCATCTCCGCCATCTTCTGGTCGTTCTTCCACTGGCAGCCGGCTGCGGATTCGACGTTCCTGGGCATCGACAACTACGTCACGATGTTCAGCGACCAGATCTGGTGGTCGTCGTTCCGGAATCTCGGCATCATCTTCCTGTTCTCCGTGGTCGCATGGGTGTTCCCGCTGCTCGCGGCCGAGCTCCTGATCTCCCTGAGAAGCCCGCGTTGGCAGTTCACGATGCGTACGATCCTCATCGTTCCGATGGCCTTCCCCGGCGTGGTGACGGCGCTCGTCTGGGGCTTCTTCTACAGCCCGAACGATGGCGTGATCAATCAGGCGCTCAAGGCACTCGGGCTTGAAGCACTGGCGCAGAACTGGACCGGGCAGGCGAGTACTGCCCTCCTCTCCCTGCTCTTCGTCGGCTTCCCCTTCATCGCCGGACTGCCGTTCCTGATCTTCTACTCGAGCCTGCAGAACATCCCCACCGAAGTCCTCGAAGCAGCGCAGCTCGACGGCGTCGGGCGATTCGCACGTTTCTGGCAGATCGACCTGCCGCTGATGGCGAGCCAGGTGCGCATTCTCGTGTTCCTCGCCATCGTCGGCACCCTGCAATACGGATTCGTCGCCTACGTGCTCACCTCCGGGGGACCGGACAACGCGACCATGGTGCCCATCCTGCGGATGATCAACGTCGCCTTCCAGGGTGGCGACTGGGGCTACTCCGCGGCGCTGTCCACGACCTTGTTCGTCATCACGATGATCATCAGTGCGGTTGTCATCGTGGCGCGCAGACGTGATTCCTCAACAGCCGACGGAGGTGCAATGTGA
- a CDS encoding carbohydrate ABC transporter permease has translation MTVVQSSSVNTDATRRRAQPGSRQIGIKTVLILIATVALAPYLFMVVTSFKTNQQFADSFWAVSFPLHFENYTVAWEQIQPYLFNTAVVAVISIVLILLIASISGFVLARYRFAGRGLIFGAVLVLMMVPGLANLIPLFIIMKDLGLLNTYIVLVVPYTVGGSVLGTILIRNFVEGIPQALFDAARLDGASGARMYWSVMLPLSLPVLGTISLLTVSEVWNDFFWPLLVISDDSLRTVSVGLQFFQGQNATDYGPLMAGYLIASLPLVLLFTFLSKYFLAGVQGGVPGAH, from the coding sequence GTGACTGTCGTCCAGTCCAGCAGTGTCAACACGGATGCGACGAGAAGGCGTGCTCAGCCGGGGTCGCGACAGATCGGCATCAAGACCGTGCTGATCCTCATCGCGACAGTCGCCCTTGCGCCCTACCTGTTCATGGTGGTGACGTCGTTCAAGACGAATCAGCAGTTCGCGGACAGCTTCTGGGCAGTCTCCTTCCCCCTGCACTTCGAGAACTACACGGTCGCCTGGGAGCAGATCCAGCCGTACCTGTTCAACACGGCCGTCGTCGCGGTGATCTCGATCGTGCTGATCCTGCTGATCGCGTCGATCTCCGGGTTCGTGCTCGCTCGCTATCGATTCGCCGGCCGGGGGCTCATCTTCGGAGCCGTGCTGGTACTCATGATGGTCCCGGGGCTGGCGAACCTGATCCCGCTCTTCATCATCATGAAAGACCTGGGGCTGCTGAACACCTACATCGTGCTCGTGGTCCCGTACACCGTCGGCGGAAGTGTGCTCGGCACCATCCTCATCCGCAATTTCGTCGAGGGGATACCTCAAGCGCTGTTCGATGCGGCTCGCCTCGACGGCGCCAGCGGCGCGCGGATGTACTGGTCCGTGATGCTTCCGCTCTCGCTCCCGGTGCTCGGGACGATCTCACTGCTCACCGTCAGCGAGGTGTGGAACGACTTCTTCTGGCCACTGCTCGTGATCTCCGACGACAGTCTGCGCACGGTGTCGGTCGGGCTGCAGTTCTTCCAGGGGCAGAATGCGACGGACTACGGGCCTCTGATGGCCGGCTACCTGATCGCCAGCCTGCCCCTCGTGCTGCTCTTCACCTTCCTGTCGAAGTACTTCCTCGCCGGAGTGCAGGGCGGTGTGCCCGGCGCTCACTGA
- a CDS encoding DNA-formamidopyrimidine glycosylase family protein: protein MPEGDTIFRTALRLDAALAGEEVTRFDLRVPAFATADLTGATIHGCAPRGKHLLIRIGDRTLHSHLRMDGAWFLYAPGEKWRHPDFKVRAIVGTTEHEAVGVDIAEVKLIPTSEEGQLLAHLGPDPLADDWDPAEAARRLGADTRSIHVALLDQRNVAGFGNEYAAELLFLRGILPTTPARQVDARALLDLGARTIRANRLRPNRTFTGVDRPGRSTWVYGRANRPCRRCGTLIRRGEQGADPTRERITFWCPTCQR, encoded by the coding sequence GTGCCTGAGGGCGACACGATCTTCCGCACGGCCCTGCGACTCGATGCAGCACTCGCGGGCGAGGAGGTGACGCGCTTCGACCTGCGCGTTCCTGCCTTCGCCACCGCTGATCTGACCGGCGCCACCATCCACGGGTGCGCTCCGCGCGGCAAGCATCTGCTGATCCGCATCGGCGACCGGACATTGCATTCCCATCTGCGCATGGATGGCGCATGGTTCCTCTACGCACCGGGTGAGAAGTGGCGGCATCCCGACTTCAAAGTCCGCGCGATCGTCGGCACGACGGAGCACGAAGCCGTCGGGGTCGACATCGCCGAAGTGAAGCTCATCCCCACCAGCGAGGAAGGACAGCTGCTCGCGCATCTCGGCCCTGACCCGCTCGCGGACGACTGGGATCCCGCCGAGGCCGCGCGCCGACTCGGCGCAGATACGCGCAGCATCCATGTCGCCCTCCTAGACCAGCGCAACGTCGCGGGCTTCGGCAACGAGTATGCGGCAGAACTGCTGTTCCTCCGCGGCATCCTGCCGACCACGCCGGCGCGCCAGGTCGATGCCCGAGCCCTCCTCGACCTCGGGGCGCGCACGATTCGTGCGAACCGATTGCGCCCGAACCGCACCTTCACCGGCGTCGATCGACCAGGCCGGAGCACGTGGGTGTACGGCCGTGCGAACCGCCCGTGCCGGCGCTGCGGAACCCTCATCCGCCGCGGCGAACAGGGCGCCGACCCCACCCGCGAGCGCATCACCTTCTGGTGCCCGACCTGCCAGCGCTGA
- a CDS encoding transferase: MGKNYIDIEDDQGSTLRYRKHVNGRGLVAHGAKVHPKAVVEAGAYVEPGARVGAGTKVARGAWVEPDAVIGDNAYIDAHAHIGQGAAVGDGAHIGVRTEIGAGARIARGARIGADEIVAAGLRIATDPKGLWLAA; this comes from the coding sequence TTGGGTAAGAACTACATCGATATCGAAGACGACCAGGGCTCGACGCTGCGTTATCGCAAGCACGTCAATGGCCGCGGTCTCGTCGCGCATGGCGCGAAGGTGCACCCGAAGGCTGTTGTCGAAGCCGGCGCCTATGTCGAACCGGGAGCGCGCGTGGGCGCGGGAACCAAGGTCGCCCGCGGTGCGTGGGTGGAACCGGACGCCGTGATCGGCGACAACGCCTACATCGACGCGCACGCGCACATCGGTCAGGGTGCAGCGGTCGGTGACGGGGCGCACATCGGCGTCCGCACCGAGATCGGTGCCGGAGCACGCATCGCTCGCGGTGCTCGTATCGGCGCTGATGAGATCGTCGCCGCAGGTCTGCGGATCGCCACCGACCCGAAAGGCCTCTGGCTGGCGGCCTGA
- a CDS encoding PhnE/PtxC family ABC transporter permease produces MTTLAERPAALADRISRLPRPAPRLSSVVSYGVIIAILGLGVWSFIGLDYSLKSLETTGANLTRFLSMATPMQWPGWDVTAEVQAGGEKVFVTTWVGFEPIWEMFLTIVITLALVIAGTALAAVLSIPVAYGAARNTTPNTAVMAVCRGIGVVARAIPDVVFVVVLAFLWFNSGTLPAIVAIGIHSVGMISKMFADAIEQIDEGPRLAIRSAGGTKAQQFWSGVVPQVLPAWVAVTLHRADINLRGTVILGVVGVVGIGYELDDALHGGPAGMRRVIPLVVIIIVLCVLFEIVSSLLRTRLLNVRPTGRSVGDTVARAIARRSTRAAEAAAASPVATQERHARIEAALHRPWDRARIGNTLWIWLGVAAVVGAFLYTAPDVTKMFAPAWNEIVDPTRDRAIWPPHFGSRDWSDVLAAVVTTIQIAFAATLMATIISAVVGPLSARNVAPNSGVRNLFRGIALVIRAIPDLVVAILFIIAAGIGPQAGALALGIGGVGLLAKLIGDSMEEVPNGPERALAAAGGTRAQVFFSSTVPMSVPALVSHLMYLLEQNIRSATLLGIVGAGGIGFLLLNALQGRHFDEVLAYVLVIIGMVVIVEAASILIRRALK; encoded by the coding sequence GTGACCACCCTCGCCGAGCGCCCGGCGGCCCTCGCCGACCGCATATCACGGCTTCCGCGACCCGCCCCCCGGCTGTCTTCCGTCGTCTCGTACGGCGTCATCATCGCCATTCTCGGCCTCGGTGTCTGGTCATTCATCGGGCTCGACTACAGCCTGAAGAGTCTCGAGACGACAGGCGCCAATCTCACCCGGTTCCTCAGCATGGCGACGCCGATGCAATGGCCGGGGTGGGACGTCACGGCCGAGGTCCAGGCCGGCGGCGAGAAGGTCTTCGTGACGACCTGGGTCGGCTTCGAGCCGATCTGGGAGATGTTCCTCACGATCGTCATCACTCTCGCGCTGGTCATCGCCGGTACGGCGCTCGCAGCGGTGCTGTCGATACCCGTGGCCTACGGCGCAGCGCGCAACACGACGCCGAACACGGCTGTCATGGCGGTGTGCCGTGGGATCGGAGTCGTCGCCAGGGCGATTCCCGACGTCGTTTTCGTCGTCGTGCTCGCCTTCCTCTGGTTCAACTCCGGAACGCTCCCCGCGATCGTCGCGATCGGAATCCACTCGGTCGGGATGATCTCGAAGATGTTCGCCGATGCGATCGAGCAGATCGATGAGGGCCCGCGGCTCGCCATCCGTTCCGCTGGCGGCACGAAGGCGCAGCAGTTCTGGTCAGGCGTCGTTCCGCAGGTCCTCCCGGCATGGGTCGCCGTGACACTGCACCGTGCCGACATCAACCTCCGAGGCACGGTGATCCTTGGTGTCGTTGGCGTCGTCGGCATCGGCTACGAGCTGGACGACGCGCTGCACGGCGGGCCGGCAGGCATGCGCCGCGTCATCCCGCTCGTCGTGATCATCATCGTGCTCTGCGTGCTGTTCGAGATCGTCTCCTCACTGCTGCGCACCCGTCTGCTGAATGTCAGGCCGACCGGACGAAGCGTGGGCGACACAGTGGCTCGTGCAATCGCGCGCCGGAGCACGCGCGCAGCGGAAGCCGCCGCCGCATCGCCGGTGGCGACGCAGGAGCGTCATGCGCGGATCGAAGCGGCCCTGCATCGTCCATGGGATCGGGCCCGGATCGGCAACACTCTGTGGATCTGGCTCGGCGTGGCCGCGGTGGTGGGAGCCTTCCTCTACACGGCTCCCGACGTCACCAAGATGTTCGCCCCCGCATGGAACGAGATCGTGGATCCCACCCGCGACCGTGCGATCTGGCCGCCGCACTTCGGCAGCAGGGACTGGTCGGATGTGCTCGCGGCGGTCGTGACGACCATCCAGATCGCATTCGCGGCGACGCTCATGGCGACGATCATCTCCGCGGTCGTCGGACCGTTGTCGGCGCGGAACGTGGCACCCAACAGCGGGGTGCGCAATCTCTTCCGCGGCATCGCACTCGTCATCCGCGCGATCCCCGACCTCGTCGTCGCGATCCTGTTCATCATCGCCGCGGGCATCGGACCTCAGGCCGGTGCCTTGGCGCTCGGGATCGGCGGTGTCGGCCTGCTCGCGAAACTCATCGGCGACTCCATGGAAGAGGTGCCGAACGGACCGGAGCGGGCGCTCGCCGCAGCCGGCGGCACCCGCGCGCAGGTCTTCTTCTCCTCGACCGTGCCGATGTCGGTGCCGGCGCTCGTCAGCCACCTGATGTATCTGCTGGAGCAGAACATCCGATCGGCCACCCTGCTCGGCATCGTCGGTGCAGGCGGTATCGGCTTCCTGCTGCTGAACGCGTTGCAGGGGCGTCACTTCGACGAGGTTCTCGCCTACGTGCTCGTCATCATCGGCATGGTGGTGATCGTCGAAGCGGCGTCGATCCTCATCCGTCGCGCGCTGAAGTAG
- the phnC gene encoding phosphonate ABC transporter ATP-binding protein: protein MTNSDTPAVRITDLGKTYPGAAQPALEGVSLSVVPGEIVVLLGLSGSGKSTLLRHVNGLETPSTGSVISLGQVVPELRGQALRALRGRIGFIFQQFELVGALTVIENVLTGGLATLRGPRVGSLSYPRRMREKALGHLDRVGLLDFAYQRADNLSGGQQQRVAIARALMQDPEILLADEPVASLDPESSGQVMSLIREIAAERSLTVICSLHQVDLALSWGDRIIGLRAGSIVLDTRTDDLTREEVMEIYGRVATSTSEIAALETELAEAREQVLTQEMQRSAARERLSEEFANEEPA, encoded by the coding sequence ATGACGAACAGCGACACCCCCGCAGTCCGGATCACCGATCTGGGGAAGACGTATCCCGGGGCCGCGCAACCGGCTCTGGAGGGGGTGTCGCTGTCCGTCGTACCGGGCGAGATCGTCGTCCTGCTCGGCCTCTCCGGCTCTGGCAAGTCGACGCTGCTCCGCCACGTCAACGGACTGGAGACGCCGTCGACCGGCTCCGTGATCTCGCTCGGCCAGGTGGTTCCCGAGCTGCGGGGGCAGGCGCTGCGTGCCCTCCGAGGGCGGATCGGGTTCATCTTCCAGCAGTTCGAGCTCGTCGGCGCTCTGACGGTCATCGAGAACGTGTTGACGGGCGGCCTCGCCACTCTCCGAGGCCCGCGCGTCGGCAGCCTGAGCTACCCGCGACGGATGCGCGAGAAGGCGTTGGGTCACCTCGACCGCGTGGGACTGCTCGATTTCGCCTACCAGCGCGCCGACAATCTCTCCGGTGGTCAGCAGCAGCGTGTCGCGATCGCCCGCGCCCTCATGCAGGACCCGGAGATCCTTCTCGCCGACGAGCCCGTCGCGTCACTCGACCCCGAGTCGAGCGGCCAGGTCATGTCGCTCATCCGGGAGATCGCCGCTGAGCGCTCGCTCACGGTCATCTGCTCGCTTCATCAGGTCGATCTCGCACTGAGCTGGGGCGACCGCATCATCGGGCTCCGCGCCGGCAGCATCGTGCTCGACACGCGCACCGATGATCTGACCCGCGAAGAGGTCATGGAGATCTACGGCCGTGTGGCCACCAGCACGAGCGAGATCGCCGCGCTGGAGACCGAGCTCGCCGAGGCGCGCGAGCAGGTGCTCACTCAGGAGATGCAGCGCTCCGCGGCGCGCGAGCGGCTGTCAGAGGAATTCGCGAACGAGGAGCCGGCGTGA
- a CDS encoding PhnD/SsuA/transferrin family substrate-binding protein, whose product MQSTLKRGLAVAAGLTLAFGLAACASSPASSDTEGDASAAEGTFASGNSDTLVFAVLPDHEGADQDAQPIADWIAEITGKKVELFQATDYTAVVQGLAADQIDIAQISAFTYFQSQNAGADIIPIGAQITQEGAEPGYFSVAVKNPAATDVTSLEDFADQPVCFVNPTSTSGFAVPMGGLLEAGVTVSDENRLFGEEHDLNAKKVAEGTDCQVGFAQDIDADPLIESGELEEVTRVLVPAAPIVMQAALPQDVQDQLVEALADSTQSDLTDAGVELNEFLTEGWFGFGAVDDAYYDLIRTLCTEIADEVEACQA is encoded by the coding sequence ATGCAGTCCACCCTCAAGCGCGGCCTCGCCGTCGCCGCTGGTCTCACGCTCGCCTTCGGCCTCGCCGCCTGTGCCTCCTCGCCGGCCTCGTCCGACACCGAGGGCGACGCTTCCGCCGCGGAGGGCACGTTCGCCTCCGGCAACTCGGACACCCTCGTCTTCGCCGTGCTGCCCGACCATGAGGGCGCCGACCAGGACGCCCAGCCGATCGCCGACTGGATCGCGGAGATCACCGGCAAGAAGGTCGAGCTCTTCCAGGCCACCGACTACACCGCGGTCGTGCAGGGTCTCGCCGCCGACCAGATCGACATCGCTCAGATCTCGGCCTTCACCTACTTCCAGTCGCAGAACGCCGGCGCGGACATCATCCCGATCGGTGCGCAGATCACCCAGGAAGGCGCCGAGCCCGGCTACTTCTCGGTCGCTGTCAAGAACCCGGCCGCCACGGACGTGACCTCGCTCGAGGACTTCGCAGACCAGCCCGTCTGCTTCGTCAACCCCACCTCGACGTCCGGCTTCGCCGTGCCCATGGGCGGATTGCTCGAGGCCGGTGTGACGGTCTCCGATGAGAACCGCCTCTTCGGCGAGGAGCACGACCTGAACGCCAAGAAGGTCGCCGAGGGCACCGACTGCCAGGTCGGCTTCGCGCAGGACATCGACGCCGACCCGCTGATCGAATCGGGTGAGCTCGAGGAGGTCACTCGCGTGCTGGTTCCCGCTGCACCGATCGTGATGCAGGCCGCCCTGCCGCAGGACGTCCAGGACCAGCTCGTCGAGGCGCTCGCCGACAGCACGCAGTCAGACCTGACCGACGCAGGTGTCGAGCTCAACGAGTTCCTCACCGAGGGCTGGTTCGGCTTCGGTGCCGTGGACGACGCATACTACGACCTCATCCGCACCCTGTGCACCGAGATCGCCGACGAGGTCGAGGCCTGCCAGGCCTGA
- a CDS encoding MGH1-like glycoside hydrolase domain-containing protein: MKISEFKTTRRRFLQGTGGGLMLAAASSFAGSQAALAAEEDTYRLENGFFSLTGSYGKLTDVACDPTGAGAYEPAAFRGVFLGATDFFDRGFNSDVAFQSADGTLSLTGIQLPSTASLKQSQLNSPVPLPVGSTLGQTFTTAMYRFTRVGGQFPTWSSSSSNVTMTLYSGSPETGLTEIAARDISPVQDNGWAYLDVPAQPAGVYYLEISAAVGTPGWWSRLDGTTVDLGGAAYNNRQRQQNRTMTLDVSGFNVDGVASWDLRLDGPKMAMAYEVQWKGAARKDPGMTLITSWVKDGYSVDYADGILFSRFHGDEGAYLPAQQMKRRDAWTNPVTGTATVTATGTGPYDLQFSGAQPGLDGKMADDALTLTLSSGSADAEATISRVLDVGLIAHTEDLPEIFPVFVASDQGRAAQISTFYWERAFSYRFDGHAMDWADWNGRILDWTGTAGSRAQADSILNTKQDDDGYVWSWGDSRGWPFPDPKLFDARHFTSNAMYILGTWRYYSWTGDEEFLATMMPRVRRAMDFYLDSLDGKSGIVTITSPDHDGTDGSLPSNYWDVTSFGYKDAFLNAYFYGALEALAQLEKHSGDSARAAQLRKVRKLTKKRYGDEFWNKDAGRYVQTVDVDGIAHDYGSTYVNLEAASFGLPSTEQAAQIFDWLDNGHTEVQDSVVLIESGGLAPKIEAGHTMAQSFTANAGFVSVAARFPTYGARGAAFTMTLFAGTPYSASAVKIAEKQFSDWSDGRVAHIDVPKQSPGVYYLEVSNVSGDLAWWSSGTAAPGGAAYFDGAIDPKASSRFLVALGEYFEGPADIYSKWVFAPRSTTRRNSYWFFLTHLTTPWGDEVQDGGAILYTSGFDVMARARYRGADDAWARMTAMLDRWSEPDHISGGSPLFRGEGTVNSPGATSVGTDIPFPESGLAPASFLYAFIGAEAEPDALVITPNLPSALTDAGVRHLVWRGKQLEILVTADTVSLAGEGVAISEPYVRGESVRITSSRL, translated from the coding sequence ATGAAGATCAGCGAGTTCAAGACGACGCGGCGCCGATTTCTCCAAGGCACGGGTGGCGGGCTGATGCTCGCCGCGGCGAGCTCATTCGCAGGCTCGCAGGCCGCCCTCGCGGCGGAAGAGGACACCTACCGACTCGAGAACGGATTCTTCAGTCTGACCGGGTCATACGGCAAGCTCACGGACGTGGCGTGCGATCCGACGGGCGCGGGAGCCTACGAGCCCGCCGCCTTCCGCGGAGTGTTCCTCGGGGCCACTGACTTCTTCGACAGGGGCTTCAACAGCGACGTGGCGTTCCAGAGCGCGGACGGCACCCTGAGCCTGACGGGCATCCAGCTCCCTTCGACAGCATCGCTCAAGCAGAGCCAGCTGAATTCACCCGTCCCGCTTCCGGTCGGCAGCACTCTCGGCCAGACGTTCACCACGGCGATGTACCGCTTCACGCGGGTCGGTGGGCAGTTCCCCACATGGAGCAGCTCGAGTTCGAACGTGACGATGACGCTCTATTCGGGGAGCCCGGAGACCGGCCTCACCGAGATCGCCGCGCGGGACATCTCGCCGGTGCAGGACAACGGCTGGGCATACCTGGACGTCCCGGCGCAGCCCGCCGGCGTGTACTACCTGGAGATCTCCGCGGCCGTCGGCACGCCTGGCTGGTGGAGCCGTCTTGACGGCACCACGGTCGATCTCGGCGGAGCGGCGTACAACAACAGGCAGCGACAGCAGAATCGAACGATGACGCTCGATGTGAGCGGCTTTAACGTCGACGGCGTCGCTTCCTGGGACCTGCGGCTCGACGGACCCAAGATGGCGATGGCGTACGAGGTCCAGTGGAAGGGCGCAGCCCGCAAGGACCCAGGGATGACGCTGATCACGTCCTGGGTGAAGGACGGCTACTCGGTCGACTATGCGGATGGGATCCTGTTCAGTCGCTTCCACGGAGACGAGGGAGCGTACCTGCCGGCTCAGCAGATGAAGAGGCGCGATGCGTGGACGAACCCGGTGACGGGAACGGCGACGGTGACCGCGACCGGCACCGGACCGTACGACCTCCAGTTCAGCGGCGCTCAGCCGGGTCTTGACGGAAAGATGGCCGACGACGCATTGACGTTGACGCTCTCGTCGGGAAGTGCTGATGCGGAAGCGACGATCTCGCGTGTGCTCGACGTCGGTCTCATTGCACACACCGAGGACCTTCCGGAGATCTTCCCCGTGTTCGTCGCATCCGATCAGGGGAGAGCCGCGCAGATCTCCACGTTCTACTGGGAACGGGCGTTCAGCTACCGATTCGACGGGCATGCGATGGATTGGGCGGACTGGAACGGCCGCATCCTCGACTGGACAGGAACTGCCGGCTCGCGGGCGCAAGCGGATTCCATCCTGAACACGAAGCAGGACGACGACGGCTACGTCTGGTCGTGGGGAGACTCACGGGGATGGCCGTTCCCCGACCCGAAGCTTTTCGACGCCAGACACTTCACGTCGAACGCGATGTACATCCTCGGCACCTGGCGCTACTACTCGTGGACGGGCGACGAGGAGTTCCTCGCCACGATGATGCCCCGCGTGAGGCGGGCGATGGACTTCTACCTCGACTCTCTCGACGGCAAGAGCGGAATCGTCACGATCACGTCGCCGGACCACGACGGCACCGACGGATCCCTCCCTTCCAACTACTGGGACGTCACCTCCTTCGGATACAAGGATGCGTTCCTGAACGCCTACTTCTACGGGGCGCTCGAGGCACTCGCGCAGCTCGAGAAGCACAGCGGCGACTCCGCGAGGGCGGCGCAGTTGAGGAAGGTGCGAAAACTCACGAAGAAGCGGTACGGCGACGAGTTCTGGAACAAGGACGCGGGCAGGTACGTGCAGACGGTCGACGTGGACGGGATCGCTCACGACTACGGTTCGACGTACGTCAACCTCGAGGCCGCGTCATTCGGACTGCCCTCCACCGAACAAGCTGCGCAGATCTTCGACTGGCTCGACAACGGCCATACCGAGGTGCAGGATTCCGTGGTCCTCATCGAGAGCGGTGGGCTCGCGCCGAAGATCGAGGCCGGTCACACCATGGCGCAGAGCTTCACCGCCAACGCCGGGTTCGTGAGCGTGGCCGCGCGCTTCCCGACGTATGGCGCGCGAGGAGCAGCATTCACGATGACCCTGTTCGCAGGGACGCCGTACAGCGCGAGCGCCGTCAAGATCGCCGAGAAGCAGTTCAGCGACTGGTCCGACGGGCGGGTCGCGCACATCGATGTTCCCAAGCAGTCGCCCGGCGTGTACTACCTGGAGGTGTCGAACGTCAGCGGCGACCTGGCCTGGTGGTCATCGGGGACGGCCGCTCCCGGCGGTGCGGCATACTTCGACGGCGCGATCGACCCGAAGGCCTCATCTCGGTTCCTCGTAGCCCTGGGCGAGTACTTCGAGGGCCCGGCCGACATCTATTCGAAGTGGGTGTTCGCGCCCCGTTCGACGACCCGTCGCAACAGCTACTGGTTCTTCCTGACCCACCTGACGACGCCGTGGGGTGACGAGGTGCAGGATGGCGGGGCCATCCTCTACACGTCCGGGTTCGATGTCATGGCTCGTGCGCGCTACCGGGGTGCGGACGACGCCTGGGCGCGGATGACGGCGATGCTCGACCGCTGGAGCGAACCCGACCACATCAGCGGCGGGTCCCCGTTGTTCCGGGGTGAAGGCACGGTCAACAGCCCGGGCGCCACCTCCGTCGGAACCGACATCCCGTTCCCCGAGAGCGGGCTCGCCCCCGCGAGCTTCCTGTACGCGTTCATCGGGGCGGAGGCGGAGCCGGACGCCCTGGTGATCACCCCGAACCTGCCTTCGGCTCTGACGGATGCCGGTGTGCGTCACCTCGTCTGGCGAGGAAAGCAGCTCGAGATCCTGGTCACTGCCGACACGGTGTCGCTCGCGGGCGAGGGCGTGGCGATCTCCGAGCCGTACGTGCGCGGAGAGTCGGTGCGGATCACGTCCTCGCGGCTGTAG